Proteins from a genomic interval of Acidobacteriota bacterium:
- a CDS encoding glycosyltransferase family 39 protein has product MDIHPADSPCGGGQPERAMARVGAWVLLSLLFLAMRVGYLREPLIGIDETGYMVVADVLARGGRLYADVWDQKPPVQYLLYLGVQSIAHCPEAIHAAGILLGLANTLLVLSLGRRLFGWWAGLGAAWLYNAYTASFGAVSFNSEVFLVCCQLAAIRLLFSRVMARAPAWTAAGAGVLLGLAFMNKYVVAFPMAAIAVWLALAAPPGAAAGRRPAVLVAFAAGLAAAPAACLAWCAGQGVLSDFFRITFGYNARYAVHDFWRLFLNYSTGFIREFAATRWFLILAAAAGAGWLAARPARFRLVEPEARRFLFLWLAGSALAVAGPLKFLDHYFQLIIPVLALLAGALLAEPIRWRTAAAGLLAGVAVTAWPVATAAAQSVAVFAARPGWVAESGYEPARIGRWLARQAPLGGALLVWAADIDIYFYARRNPAVRFFWWPQLVRDPLPDGALEMFFADLERRRPRFVVTGDHPVYEALRSDNPAAVERFERLWRPYLARHYAPRPWPADVGLPAERAARLRLWERVPSAGNP; this is encoded by the coding sequence ATGGACATCCACCCGGCGGATTCCCCTTGCGGCGGCGGGCAACCGGAGCGCGCCATGGCGCGTGTCGGCGCCTGGGTGCTGCTGTCGCTGTTGTTTCTCGCCATGCGGGTGGGGTACCTGCGGGAACCGCTGATCGGCATCGACGAGACGGGCTACATGGTCGTGGCGGACGTGCTGGCCCGGGGCGGCCGGCTCTATGCGGACGTCTGGGATCAGAAACCGCCGGTCCAGTACCTGCTCTACCTGGGTGTCCAATCCATTGCCCACTGCCCGGAAGCCATCCACGCCGCCGGCATCCTGCTCGGCCTGGCCAACACCCTGCTGGTGCTCTCGCTCGGCCGCCGCCTGTTTGGCTGGTGGGCCGGGCTGGGCGCTGCGTGGCTCTACAACGCCTACACCGCTTCGTTCGGCGCCGTCTCCTTCAACTCGGAGGTCTTCCTGGTCTGTTGCCAGCTTGCGGCGATCCGGCTGTTGTTCTCCCGGGTGATGGCGCGCGCCCCCGCCTGGACGGCCGCCGGCGCGGGTGTCCTGCTGGGACTGGCGTTCATGAACAAGTACGTGGTGGCTTTCCCCATGGCGGCGATCGCCGTCTGGCTGGCGCTTGCGGCGCCGCCGGGCGCCGCCGCCGGCCGGCGCCCGGCGGTCCTGGTCGCCTTCGCCGCCGGACTGGCCGCGGCGCCGGCGGCGTGCCTCGCTTGGTGCGCGGGGCAGGGTGTGCTGAGCGACTTCTTCCGGATCACGTTCGGCTACAACGCCCGGTACGCCGTCCACGATTTCTGGCGGCTCTTCTTGAACTATTCCACCGGCTTCATTCGGGAGTTTGCCGCGACCCGGTGGTTCCTGATCCTCGCTGCCGCGGCCGGCGCCGGGTGGCTGGCGGCCCGCCCCGCACGGTTCCGGTTGGTCGAACCGGAGGCGCGCCGGTTCCTGTTTCTCTGGCTGGCCGGCTCGGCGCTGGCGGTGGCCGGACCGCTGAAGTTTCTGGACCACTACTTCCAGCTCATTATCCCGGTGCTGGCCCTGCTGGCCGGAGCGCTCCTGGCCGAGCCGATCCGGTGGCGGACCGCGGCGGCCGGCCTGCTGGCCGGGGTGGCGGTGACGGCCTGGCCGGTAGCCACTGCGGCGGCGCAGAGCGTGGCGGTCTTCGCCGCGCGGCCCGGCTGGGTGGCGGAATCCGGTTACGAGCCGGCGCGGATCGGCCGCTGGCTCGCCCGCCAGGCGCCGCTCGGCGGGGCGCTGCTGGTCTGGGCGGCGGATATCGACATCTACTTCTACGCCCGGCGCAACCCGGCCGTGCGATTCTTCTGGTGGCCGCAACTGGTGCGGGATCCCCTGCCGGACGGGGCGCTGGAGATGTTCTTCGCCGACCTGGAGCGGCGGCGACCGCGGTTTGTCGTGACGGGGGATCATCCCGTCTACGAGGCGCTGCGATCGGACAACCCCGCCGCGGTGGAGCGGTTCGAGCGGCTCTGGCGGCCGTACCTGGCGCGGCACTACGCCCCGCGGCCATGGCCGGCTGACGTCGGGCTGCCGGCGGAGCGCGCCGCGCGGCTGCGGCTCTGGGAACGCGTCCCGTCGGCCGGGAATCCCTGA
- a CDS encoding deoxyhypusine synthase translates to MSARKQKQPAGGGRVLQSQPIDGRETTPELLQKAFLAYGGRELRTAWELLERAVREDYTIVLTMSGAMTPADLARSCLNPLLERGVVDVLCTTGANLYHDAHRSLGHILREGSPAVDDRVLRKEQIIRIYDIFFNEQVLLETDQFFSRVLAAPEFQRPMTTSECHFLLGRYLREVEERLGRADNPSLLATCHRLEVPIFCGAPQDGSIFLNVVKLARLLGDAFRFRLDLAADVFEYAAFQYLAKSAGSRKMAVIILGGGVPKNYTLQGEPLMSQILEIDVGGFDIDIQISDANVHTGGLSGCPAGEGHTWGKTTAEYVVNSVYCHGDVTQLFPLLVHALAQSGLRREPRRLMARREEAVAHLAAAVEERRTGLAAGLEGRP, encoded by the coding sequence GTGAGCGCGCGCAAACAGAAGCAGCCGGCCGGCGGCGGACGCGTTCTGCAGTCCCAGCCCATCGACGGCCGCGAGACCACCCCCGAGCTGTTGCAGAAGGCGTTCCTGGCCTACGGCGGCCGGGAGCTGCGGACCGCCTGGGAGCTGCTGGAGCGGGCCGTCCGCGAGGACTACACCATCGTGCTGACCATGTCCGGGGCCATGACCCCGGCCGACCTGGCCCGCTCTTGCCTCAATCCGCTTCTGGAGCGCGGCGTGGTGGACGTCCTTTGCACCACCGGCGCCAATCTGTACCACGACGCCCACCGGAGCCTGGGCCACATCCTCCGTGAGGGCTCGCCGGCGGTGGACGACCGGGTGCTCCGCAAGGAACAGATCATCCGCATCTACGACATCTTCTTCAACGAGCAGGTGCTCCTTGAGACCGACCAGTTCTTCAGCCGCGTCCTTGCCGCGCCTGAGTTTCAGCGGCCCATGACCACCTCCGAGTGCCACTTCCTGCTGGGTCGATATCTCCGGGAGGTGGAGGAGCGACTGGGCCGCGCGGACAATCCCAGTCTGCTTGCCACCTGCCACCGACTCGAGGTGCCCATCTTCTGCGGCGCGCCGCAGGACGGCTCCATCTTCCTCAACGTGGTCAAGCTGGCCCGGCTGCTGGGCGATGCCTTCCGCTTCCGTCTGGACCTGGCCGCCGACGTGTTCGAGTACGCCGCGTTCCAGTACCTGGCCAAGTCGGCCGGCTCCCGCAAGATGGCGGTGATCATCTTGGGCGGCGGCGTGCCGAAGAACTACACCCTCCAGGGCGAGCCGCTCATGAGTCAGATCCTGGAGATCGACGTGGGCGGCTTCGACATCGACATCCAGATCAGCGACGCCAATGTCCACACCGGCGGCCTCTCCGGCTGCCCAGCGGGCGAGGGACACACCTGGGGCAAGACCACCGCCGAGTATGTGGTCAACAGCGTTTACTGCCACGGTGACGTCACCCAGCTCTTCCCGCTGCTGGTCCACGCTTTGGCCCAGTCGGGGCTGCGGCGTGAACCGCGCCGGCTCATGGCCCGGCGGGAGGAGGCGGTGGCGCACCTGGCTGCCGCGGTCGAGGAGCGGCGCACCGGACTCGCCGCCGGCCTGGAGGGACGCCCATGA
- a CDS encoding NAD(P)/FAD-dependent oxidoreductase: MTRRSGHSDRDRIAVVGGGPAWLSAALTAARLGLPCVLFEKGEIGGNIQCAEGIYDPAGVLTMDKAFIRTRIRHARLHVNGRSFTFDIGSRNRFFVIDRGEWQAELGRRARAAGVAVREGERADPFALQDDFRAVVDARGMYAFYSRWHEFDPPPGFGLQWTLEGDFSAWANTIDVKILEEQPGYFWIFPKGTRQANVGFGWLTRPAAPPWEILEGYLEANGIAGYRRVRKIGGFLVGTCPQPPFAGKVIRTGDAGGFASALHGGGIDAAWLTGRLAVETVARGEPAHFLRELNRKLGLMRCVEQRVMDKWLAEGPAALERAGRLLEENGPLLRASVRFITSGLLGAAVRRVFQGAMPREFYRLTDQI; this comes from the coding sequence ATGACCCGGCGCTCCGGCCACAGCGACCGCGACAGGATCGCCGTCGTGGGCGGCGGGCCCGCCTGGCTTTCGGCCGCGCTCACCGCGGCGCGACTGGGCCTGCCGTGCGTGTTGTTCGAAAAGGGTGAGATCGGCGGGAACATCCAGTGCGCAGAGGGGATCTACGACCCGGCCGGCGTCCTGACCATGGACAAGGCGTTCATCCGCACGCGGATCCGCCACGCGCGGCTGCACGTCAACGGCCGGTCGTTCACCTTCGACATCGGCTCACGCAACCGTTTCTTCGTCATCGACCGCGGCGAATGGCAGGCGGAGCTGGGGCGGCGGGCGCGGGCCGCCGGCGTGGCGGTGCGCGAGGGCGAGCGCGCGGACCCGTTTGCGCTGCAAGACGACTTCCGGGCGGTGGTGGACGCGCGCGGGATGTACGCCTTCTACTCCCGCTGGCACGAGTTCGATCCGCCTCCCGGCTTCGGCCTGCAGTGGACGCTGGAGGGCGACTTCTCCGCCTGGGCAAACACCATCGACGTCAAGATCCTCGAGGAGCAGCCGGGCTACTTCTGGATCTTCCCCAAGGGCACCCGTCAGGCCAACGTGGGTTTCGGCTGGCTGACCCGGCCCGCCGCGCCGCCGTGGGAGATCCTGGAGGGCTACCTCGAAGCGAACGGTATCGCCGGCTACCGGCGCGTGCGCAAGATCGGCGGCTTCCTGGTGGGCACCTGTCCCCAGCCGCCGTTCGCCGGCAAGGTGATCCGGACCGGCGACGCGGGCGGTTTCGCCTCGGCCCTGCACGGCGGCGGCATCGACGCCGCCTGGCTCACGGGCCGGCTGGCGGTGGAGACCGTCGCCCGCGGCGAGCCGGCGCACTTCCTCCGCGAGCTGAACCGGAAGCTGGGCTTGATGCGCTGCGTGGAGCAGCGGGTGATGGACAAGTGGCTGGCCGAGGGCCCGGCGGCGCTGGAGCGCGCCGGGCGGCTGCTCGAGGAGAACGGGCCGCTGCTCCGGGCCTCGGTGCGCTTCATCACCTCCGGGCTGCTAGGCGCGGCGGTGCGTCGCGTCTTCCAGGGCGCCATGCCGCGGGAGTTCTACCGGCTGACGGATCAGATCTGA
- a CDS encoding LysE family transporter yields the protein MLISLLAGVLTGCLLAIPPGPINFAVFEKSMKGQRRAAFRLAAGAVTGDSFYCLVAIIYQLSTELLELVKIVFSAFGGLFLIGLGVYYIWLRKCPLPAATGLPPDPRDHPDHAHQGHFITGLLLALSNPFYIVVMIAVTELYYSVGVLYLHMGNNLAFLIGSQAGTFLWLWTIGKFVQLNRHHLGDIGARVRGFCGWAFLGFGLYMTAKFFKLVF from the coding sequence ATGCTGATCAGCCTGCTAGCGGGTGTTCTGACCGGCTGCCTGCTAGCCATTCCGCCGGGGCCCATCAATTTCGCTGTATTCGAAAAAAGCATGAAGGGGCAGCGTCGGGCCGCCTTCCGGCTGGCCGCCGGGGCGGTGACCGGCGACTCGTTCTACTGCCTCGTGGCCATCATCTACCAGCTCTCCACCGAGCTGCTGGAGCTGGTCAAGATCGTCTTCAGCGCCTTCGGCGGACTGTTTCTCATCGGGCTCGGCGTCTATTACATCTGGTTGAGGAAGTGCCCGCTGCCGGCCGCCACCGGTCTGCCCCCCGATCCGCGGGATCATCCGGATCACGCCCACCAGGGCCACTTCATCACGGGGCTGCTGCTGGCGCTCTCCAATCCGTTCTACATCGTGGTCATGATCGCGGTGACCGAGCTGTACTACTCGGTGGGCGTGCTCTACCTGCACATGGGAAACAACCTGGCGTTTCTCATCGGCAGCCAGGCGGGCACTTTCCTGTGGCTGTGGACCATCGGCAAGTTCGTGCAGCTCAACCGGCATCATCTGGGCGACATCGGAGCGCGGGTGCGGGGCTTCTGCGGCTGGGCCTTCCTCGGCTTCGGCCTCTACATGACGGCAAAGTTCTTCAAGCTGGTTTTCTGA
- a CDS encoding DUF4981 domain-containing protein, which translates to MRREALTAVLAGLLAAVAAAPHPAAPATLHDWENLNVQERNAEAPRATFVPYDSPDAARAGGPSPWVRGLDGPWKFHWSPRPDLRPADFYRVDFDAGSWIDFPVPANWEFRGFGVPHYYDSANSFPADPPRVPHDDNPVGSYRRTFTLPAEWNGRRMFLRFDGVNSAYHVWLNGRYVGFSKDSKSPAEFDVTGHVAPGENLLAVEVYRYSDGTYLEAQDMWRVSGIERPVWLVATPSVRIRDFFARAGLDSAYRDGRLDVAVSLRNHTTAAVRGAVRLALFDGEGRTLPLAAPVRPVELPADGDAEVAFDETIAAPAPWTAETPSLYRLVIVLEDAAGRVIEATGCRVGFRTVEVRNGKLLLNGVPLVIKGVNRHEWSATDGKVVDEALMLQDIRLMKQFNINAVRTSHYPNREEWYDLCDAHGLYVIDEANIESHGVSFDADKTLANKPEWLPAHLHRTRRLVERDKNHPSVIVWSLGNEAGDGTNFEATYRWIKERDPGRPVQYEPARRRAHTDIVCPMYARIERLEEYAAVERDRPLILCEYAHAMGNSVGNLGDYWRTIEAHPQLQGGLIWDWVDQGFARVDEQGRPYFAYGGDFGPASRPSDRNFLCNGLVAPDRGLHPHIWEVKKVYQYISVEPVDLAAGRLRVRNKYAFLNLDHFRLEWRVEAEGRRIAAGELPPLNLGPRDWAEITLPLPAIRPEPGVEYFLTVSTRTAAATDAVPAGHEVAWDQFQLPVFAALAATDPAGLPPVHVAEDAASVRVAGPGFELVFDRVAGTIASWTYQGVAMLRTGPVPDFWRAPTDNDYGNGMPVRCAAWREAGAQRTVESVTVRRKAGAAVIEAAVKLPAGDARCVTRYTIHGSADMVVEHRFSPGAAALPELPRLGLQLTLPEGFDRIAWYGRGPHENYWDRREGAAVGVWRGTVAEQFHPYLRPQENGNKTDVRWMAVMRESGVGLLAVGMPLLSASASHHDIGDFEHAPEKDQRHPTDIVRRPWTVLNLDLGQTGVGGDNSWGARPHPEYTLAPQEYTYRFRLRPFVAADGPPEALSKAGF; encoded by the coding sequence GTGCGCCGTGAAGCACTGACTGCCGTGTTGGCCGGCCTGCTGGCCGCCGTGGCCGCGGCGCCGCACCCGGCGGCGCCCGCGACGCTGCATGACTGGGAGAACCTGAACGTCCAGGAGCGCAACGCCGAAGCGCCCCGCGCCACCTTCGTGCCGTACGACAGCCCGGACGCCGCCCGGGCCGGCGGACCGTCCCCGTGGGTGAGGGGGCTGGACGGTCCGTGGAAATTCCACTGGTCGCCCCGGCCGGACCTCCGTCCCGCGGATTTCTACCGGGTGGACTTCGACGCTGGCAGCTGGATCGACTTCCCCGTCCCGGCCAACTGGGAGTTCCGCGGCTTCGGCGTGCCCCACTACTACGACTCGGCCAACTCCTTCCCTGCCGATCCGCCTCGGGTGCCCCACGACGACAATCCGGTGGGCTCCTATCGCCGCACGTTTACACTGCCGGCCGAGTGGAACGGCCGCCGGATGTTCCTCCGGTTCGACGGGGTCAACTCCGCGTACCATGTCTGGCTCAACGGCCGCTACGTGGGCTTCAGCAAAGACTCCAAGAGCCCGGCCGAGTTCGACGTGACGGGCCACGTGGCGCCGGGTGAAAATCTCCTGGCCGTCGAGGTGTACCGCTACAGCGACGGGACGTACCTGGAGGCGCAGGACATGTGGCGCGTCAGCGGCATCGAGCGGCCGGTCTGGCTCGTCGCGACGCCTTCGGTGCGGATCCGCGATTTCTTTGCCCGGGCTGGCCTCGATTCGGCCTACCGCGACGGGCGGCTGGACGTTGCCGTTTCCTTGCGCAATCACACGACGGCGGCGGTCCGCGGCGCCGTGCGGCTGGCTCTGTTTGACGGCGAGGGGCGGACGCTGCCGCTGGCCGCCCCGGTTCGACCGGTGGAGCTGCCGGCGGACGGCGACGCCGAGGTTGCGTTCGATGAGACAATCGCGGCGCCTGCGCCTTGGACCGCCGAGACGCCCAGTCTCTACCGGCTGGTCATCGTCCTCGAGGATGCGGCGGGCCGAGTGATCGAGGCCACGGGCTGCCGGGTGGGCTTTCGCACCGTCGAGGTGCGGAACGGCAAGCTCCTGCTCAACGGCGTGCCCCTGGTCATCAAAGGCGTGAACCGCCACGAGTGGAGCGCCACCGATGGGAAGGTCGTGGACGAGGCGCTCATGCTCCAGGATATCCGCCTGATGAAACAGTTCAACATCAACGCGGTGCGCACCAGCCACTACCCCAACCGGGAGGAGTGGTACGACCTGTGCGATGCACACGGTCTCTACGTCATCGACGAGGCGAATATCGAGTCCCACGGCGTCAGCTTCGACGCCGACAAGACCCTGGCCAACAAGCCGGAGTGGCTCCCGGCCCACCTCCACCGCACCCGGCGGCTGGTGGAGCGCGACAAAAACCACCCCTCGGTGATCGTCTGGTCCCTGGGCAACGAGGCGGGCGACGGCACCAACTTCGAGGCCACCTACCGCTGGATCAAGGAGCGCGATCCGGGCCGGCCGGTGCAGTACGAGCCGGCGCGTCGCCGCGCTCACACCGACATCGTCTGTCCCATGTACGCCCGGATCGAGCGGCTGGAGGAGTACGCCGCCGTGGAGCGCGACCGGCCCCTGATCCTGTGCGAGTACGCCCACGCCATGGGGAACTCCGTTGGCAATCTCGGCGACTACTGGCGCACCATCGAGGCGCATCCGCAGCTCCAGGGCGGACTCATCTGGGACTGGGTGGACCAGGGTTTCGCCCGGGTGGACGAGCAGGGCCGGCCGTACTTCGCCTACGGCGGGGACTTCGGCCCGGCGAGCCGGCCCAGCGACCGCAATTTCCTGTGCAACGGCCTGGTCGCACCCGACCGCGGTCTCCACCCCCACATCTGGGAGGTGAAGAAGGTGTACCAGTACATCTCCGTGGAGCCGGTGGACCTGGCCGCCGGCCGGCTGAGGGTGCGGAACAAGTATGCCTTCCTGAACCTGGACCACTTCCGTCTCGAATGGCGGGTCGAAGCCGAAGGCCGGCGAATCGCCGCGGGCGAACTGCCGCCGCTGAACCTCGGCCCACGTGATTGGGCGGAGATCACGCTGCCGCTGCCGGCCATCCGGCCGGAGCCGGGCGTGGAGTACTTCCTCACGGTGAGCACGCGCACCGCCGCCGCCACGGATGCCGTGCCGGCGGGGCACGAGGTGGCGTGGGACCAGTTCCAGCTGCCGGTCTTCGCAGCGCTTGCCGCGACGGATCCGGCCGGGCTGCCGCCGGTGCACGTGGCCGAAGACGCGGCGTCCGTCCGCGTAGCCGGTCCGGGTTTCGAGTTGGTGTTCGACCGGGTTGCCGGGACCATCGCATCATGGACCTATCAGGGGGTCGCGATGCTCCGGACGGGCCCCGTCCCCGATTTCTGGCGGGCGCCCACCGACAACGACTACGGCAACGGCATGCCGGTGCGCTGCGCGGCGTGGCGCGAGGCGGGCGCCCAGCGGACCGTGGAGTCGGTCACCGTCCGGCGAAAGGCCGGCGCGGCGGTGATCGAAGCGGCGGTGAAGCTCCCCGCCGGCGACGCGCGGTGCGTCACCCGCTACACGATCCACGGCAGCGCCGACATGGTGGTGGAACATCGCTTCAGCCCCGGCGCGGCGGCGCTTCCCGAGCTGCCGCGCCTCGGGTTGCAGCTCACTCTTCCCGAGGGCTTCGACCGCATCGCCTGGTACGGCCGTGGGCCCCACGAGAACTACTGGGATCGCCGCGAAGGCGCCGCGGTGGGCGTCTGGCGGGGCACGGTGGCGGAGCAGTTTCACCCGTACCTGCGTCCGCAAGAAAACGGCAACAAGACGGATGTCCGGTGGATGGCGGTGATGCGGGAATCGGGCGTGGGCCTGTTGGCGGTGGGCATGCCGCTGCTGTCTGCTTCCGCGTCGCACCACGACATCGGCGACTTCGAGCACGCGCCCGAGAAGGACCAGCGCCACCCCACCGACATCGTCCGCCGACCCTGGACGGTGTTGAACCTGGACCTGGGGCAGACGGGCGTGGGCGGGGACAATTCATGGGGCGCCCGCCCGCACCCGGAGTACACTCTGGCACCACAGGAGTACACGTACCGCTTCCGCCTTCGCCCCTTCGTCGCCGCCGACGGCCCGCCGGAGGCGCTGAGCAAGGCGGGGTTCTGA
- the kdsB gene encoding 3-deoxy-manno-octulosonate cytidylyltransferase, producing MNCTAVIPARYASQRLPGKLLLPLGGKPIIQHVWERARRCAVVDEVIVATDDERIVDAVTAFGGRAVMTSTNHTSGTDRIAEALAGIDTRIAVNVQGDEPLIDPATIAAAVAPLLEDRGVCMATACTAIRSTDELFDPNCVKVILNAAGDAIYFSRLPIPFIREPGLEYARYREHIDTHPLLLKNFYRHIGLYAYQTEFLKIFVNLPASSLERMEKLEQLRALEHGYAIRVVEVRDTALGVDTEADYQRIKAIVEGA from the coding sequence ATGAACTGCACCGCCGTCATCCCCGCCCGTTACGCCTCGCAGCGCCTCCCCGGCAAGTTGCTGCTCCCGCTGGGTGGCAAGCCCATCATCCAGCATGTTTGGGAGCGTGCCCGCCGCTGCGCTGTGGTGGACGAGGTGATCGTGGCCACCGACGACGAGCGCATCGTCGACGCGGTGACCGCATTCGGCGGCCGGGCGGTGATGACTTCGACGAACCACACATCGGGCACCGACCGCATCGCCGAGGCGCTGGCCGGCATCGACACCCGCATCGCCGTCAACGTCCAGGGCGACGAGCCCCTCATCGACCCTGCCACCATCGCCGCCGCGGTGGCGCCGCTGCTGGAGGACCGGGGCGTGTGCATGGCCACCGCCTGCACGGCGATCCGCAGCACCGACGAGCTGTTCGATCCCAACTGCGTCAAGGTGATCCTCAACGCCGCCGGCGACGCCATCTACTTCTCCCGTCTGCCCATCCCCTTCATCCGTGAGCCCGGCCTCGAGTACGCCCGCTACCGGGAGCACATCGACACCCACCCGCTGCTGCTGAAGAATTTCTACCGGCACATCGGCCTCTACGCTTACCAGACCGAGTTTCTGAAGATTTTCGTCAATCTGCCCGCCTCCAGCCTAGAGCGGATGGAAAAACTGGAGCAGCTCCGCGCCCTCGAGCACGGCTATGCCATCCGCGTGGTCGAGGTGCGCGACACCGCCCTCGGCGTCGACACCGAGGCGGATTACCAGCGGATCAAAGCCATCGTCGAAGGCGCCTGA
- a CDS encoding VWA domain-containing protein, with amino-acid sequence MNKPTYQPALLPIVLAALLAVAAAAPPAPAQDMTSGPVIRSRVFVVNLFVTAASGKNYVRDLTRDDFAIYENGARQEIKYFNNLSQSRDLPLTIALLIDTSGSVADKLPHEVATASAFCKHIVRPGKDMVTVMEFHSDVILVQDFTDDIDRMQKSLSRLRPGGNTSLYDAVYLASEEKLKSEAGRKIIVILSDGEDTASKTSMDEAIKVAQKNDVLIYGLGVRSMNYGADFRALERFCKETGGLFFSPKASFESLKKTFDAIMEDINHQYNIAYEPKNQNRDGTYRDIKVTCLRKGLKLQYRQGYFAPEE; translated from the coding sequence ATGAACAAACCAACGTACCAGCCCGCCTTGCTCCCGATCGTGTTGGCCGCGCTGCTGGCCGTCGCCGCGGCGGCGCCACCCGCGCCGGCGCAGGACATGACCAGCGGCCCGGTGATCCGCTCGCGTGTGTTCGTGGTCAACCTGTTCGTCACCGCCGCCTCGGGCAAGAACTACGTCCGGGACCTGACCCGCGACGACTTCGCCATCTATGAGAACGGCGCCCGCCAGGAGATCAAGTACTTCAACAATCTGAGCCAGTCCCGTGACCTGCCCCTGACCATCGCGCTGCTCATCGATACGAGCGGCTCGGTGGCCGACAAGCTTCCCCACGAGGTGGCCACCGCCTCTGCTTTCTGCAAGCACATCGTCCGCCCCGGCAAGGACATGGTCACGGTGATGGAGTTCCACTCCGACGTGATCCTGGTGCAGGATTTCACCGACGACATCGACCGGATGCAGAAGTCGCTGAGTCGACTCCGGCCCGGCGGCAACACGTCCCTCTATGACGCGGTGTACCTGGCCAGCGAGGAGAAGCTCAAGAGCGAGGCCGGGCGCAAGATCATCGTCATTTTATCGGACGGCGAGGACACCGCTTCCAAAACCAGCATGGACGAGGCCATCAAAGTGGCCCAGAAGAATGATGTCCTGATCTACGGCCTGGGCGTCCGCTCCATGAATTACGGCGCCGACTTCCGCGCCCTGGAGCGTTTCTGCAAGGAGACGGGCGGCCTGTTCTTTTCCCCCAAGGCGTCGTTCGAGTCGCTGAAGAAGACGTTCGACGCCATCATGGAGGACATCAACCACCAGTACAACATCGCGTACGAGCCGAAGAACCAGAACCGCGACGGCACGTACCGCGACATCAAGGTGACCTGCCTCCGCAAGGGGCTCAAGCTCCAATACCGGCAGGGCTATTTCGCACCCGAGGAATGA